One genomic window of Pseudomonadales bacterium includes the following:
- a CDS encoding succinate dehydrogenase assembly factor 2, with product MTSEHNFQRVRWHSRRGLLELDLVLVPFADQYFQTLSAADQDAYVKLLTMEDQDLLAWMLGHAKPAESDIAHIINLIRSRRG from the coding sequence ATGACGAGTGAACATAATTTTCAGCGTGTGCGTTGGCACAGTCGGCGCGGGTTGCTGGAATTGGATTTGGTATTAGTGCCGTTTGCGGACCAATATTTCCAAACGCTGTCGGCAGCCGATCAAGATGCTTATGTAAAACTGCTTACGATGGAAGATCAGGATTTACTGGCGTGGATGTTAGGGCACGCTAAACCAGCTGAATCCGATATTGCACACATAATAAATCTCATCCGCAGCCGTCGCGGATAA
- a CDS encoding folate-binding protein: MPFGFTPMPAAANTLTQHADFNALANNSVVSQLDGNYGVLSIQGIDSAKFLQGQLTCNVQEVTAQQARRGAHCTHKGRMVASFYLLQISEQHYLFVLPLETLSALQKSLQKYIVFSKAKLSDATNEYILRGISGENAAKKITDIFGAAPTAALAQISHENGTAICIDSHPARFLCIIPSASQTQFDEALSASLTSDAHYWNWLDIASGLGTVRADTIEEFIPQMLNLQVLDGVSFTKGCYTGQEIVARMQYRGILKKAMYRIGGAGVTPIPNTAIFQAENTQAVGHIVCAENSNSTQWQALAVINHDAIEHTLTLENSSDIAVLPLPYSITEK, encoded by the coding sequence ATACCTTTCGGATTTACTCCCATGCCTGCCGCAGCCAATACCCTCACTCAACATGCCGACTTTAACGCACTGGCGAATAACAGCGTTGTCAGCCAGTTGGATGGCAACTACGGCGTACTCAGCATACAAGGCATCGATAGCGCAAAATTTCTGCAAGGCCAGCTCACCTGCAATGTACAAGAAGTCACCGCACAGCAAGCCAGACGCGGCGCGCACTGCACGCACAAAGGTCGCATGGTTGCGAGTTTTTATTTATTGCAAATCAGCGAGCAGCATTATTTGTTTGTACTGCCGCTAGAAACACTGAGCGCGCTGCAAAAATCATTACAAAAATATATCGTTTTTTCTAAAGCCAAATTAAGCGATGCAACGAACGAATACATTCTGCGCGGTATCAGCGGCGAGAATGCAGCGAAAAAAATCACCGATATTTTTGGCGCAGCGCCCACTGCCGCACTCGCACAAATCAGCCATGAAAATGGCACAGCCATTTGTATAGACAGCCATCCAGCGCGTTTTCTTTGCATTATTCCATCTGCCTCACAAACACAGTTTGACGAAGCATTGTCTGCATCACTCACCAGCGATGCCCATTACTGGAATTGGCTAGACATTGCCTCAGGCCTCGGCACCGTGCGTGCAGACACGATTGAAGAATTCATTCCACAAATGCTGAACTTGCAAGTGTTGGATGGCGTTAGCTTCACCAAGGGCTGTTACACAGGACAAGAAATTGTCGCGCGCATGCAGTATCGCGGCATTTTGAAAAAAGCAATGTATCGTATTGGCGGTGCAGGTGTAACACCGATACCTAATACCGCCATTTTTCAAGCAGAAAATACGCAAGCAGTGGGACATATTGTCTGCGCAGAAAACAGCAACAGCACACAGTGGCAAGCACTTGCTGTTATCAATCATGACGCTATTGAACACACACTCACTCTTGAAAACAGCAGCGACATTGCTGTATTGCCGCTACCTTATTCCATCACGGAAAAATAA
- the gnd gene encoding decarboxylating 6-phosphogluconate dehydrogenase, with translation MATTVGLIGLGRMGGNMARRWRQQGVNVIALNRSRSVTDALAQECGVVATTSIEQLIAQLPSPRIVWLMLPAGDATQQHIDSVLPLLSAGDVLVDGANSWFKHTLQRAEQIQKTGVHFVDAGVSGGVWGLANGYCIMAGGEKTAINIVTPLLQTLAPAVDRGWLHTGPTGSGHFTKMVHNGIEYGMMQAFAEGFSVLKAREEFSLDIAAIAELWRHSSVVRSWLLDLCGDFLKHDQQLDDIAPIVADSGEGRWTALEAIEQGIPAPVMSLALMMRFASQGKSDFGEKMLVKMRAGFGGHAITHQAEK, from the coding sequence ATGGCTACAACAGTCGGTTTGATCGGTTTAGGTCGCATGGGTGGCAATATGGCACGGCGCTGGCGACAACAAGGCGTTAATGTCATTGCTTTGAATCGCAGCCGCAGCGTGACGGACGCACTCGCGCAAGAATGCGGCGTAGTTGCAACTACTTCTATCGAACAACTGATTGCACAATTGCCTTCGCCGCGCATTGTTTGGCTGATGCTGCCAGCCGGTGACGCCACGCAACAACATATCGACAGTGTGTTGCCGCTACTTTCTGCAGGTGATGTGTTAGTTGATGGTGCCAATTCTTGGTTCAAACACACGCTGCAACGCGCAGAGCAAATCCAAAAAACGGGCGTACATTTTGTGGATGCCGGTGTATCCGGTGGCGTGTGGGGTTTAGCCAATGGCTACTGCATCATGGCGGGCGGTGAAAAAACTGCCATCAATATTGTCACGCCTTTATTACAAACTTTAGCGCCCGCTGTAGATCGCGGTTGGCTGCACACGGGGCCTACTGGCAGCGGACATTTCACCAAAATGGTTCACAACGGCATTGAGTACGGCATGATGCAAGCGTTTGCCGAAGGCTTTTCCGTATTAAAAGCGCGCGAAGAGTTTTCGCTCGATATTGCTGCGATTGCTGAATTGTGGCGACACAGCAGCGTGGTGCGCAGTTGGTTATTGGATTTGTGTGGCGATTTTCTAAAACACGATCAACAACTCGATGACATTGCACCCATCGTTGCCGATTCTGGCGAAGGTCGTTGGACAGCGCTAGAAGCCATTGAACAAGGCATTCCAGCACCCGTGATGAGCCTCGCATTAATGATGCGTTTTGCTAGCCAAGGCAAAAGTGATTTTGGCGAAAAAATGCTGGTAAAAATGCGCGCAGGTTTTGGCGGTCACGCCATCACGCATCAAGCGGAAAAGTAA
- the rpe gene encoding ribulose-phosphate 3-epimerase: MRNFWIAPSILSADFARLGEEVDKVLAAGADVVHFDVMDNHYVPNLTIGPMVCKALRNYGVTAPIDVHLMVKPVDRIIGDFIEAGASYITFHPEASEHIDRSLQLVRSGGCKAGLVLNPATSPDCLKYVMDKLDMILLMSVNPGFGGQSFIPTTLEKLREVRALIDNSGFDIRLEVDGGVSEKNIAEIAQAGADTFVAGSAIFSKPDYKTVIDAMRTALAAI, from the coding sequence ATGCGTAATTTCTGGATTGCCCCGTCCATTCTCTCCGCTGACTTTGCACGCCTCGGCGAGGAAGTCGACAAAGTATTAGCCGCTGGTGCCGATGTGGTGCATTTTGATGTGATGGACAACCACTATGTGCCCAACCTCACCATCGGCCCGATGGTGTGCAAAGCGCTGCGCAATTATGGCGTGACTGCACCCATCGATGTGCATTTAATGGTGAAGCCCGTTGATCGCATCATCGGTGATTTTATTGAAGCGGGTGCGAGCTATATTACTTTTCACCCAGAAGCCTCCGAACACATCGACCGCTCGTTGCAATTAGTGCGCAGCGGTGGCTGCAAAGCGGGCTTAGTACTGAATCCAGCCACTTCACCCGACTGCTTGAAATATGTGATGGATAAACTCGACATGATTTTATTGATGTCGGTAAACCCAGGCTTCGGCGGACAATCATTTATTCCAACCACACTGGAAAAATTGCGCGAAGTGCGCGCACTGATCGACAACAGCGGCTTTGATATTCGTTTGGAAGTGGACGGCGGTGTGAGCGAAAAAAATATCGCAGAAATCGCGCAAGCGGGTGCGGATACTTTTGTCGCCGGCTCTGCCATTTTTAGCAAACCCGACTACAAAACCGTGATCGATGCCATGCGCACAGCATTGGCGGCTATTTGA
- a CDS encoding nitroreductase/quinone reductase family protein has protein sequence MKAIKPYSEKQEKFGTWLIKNIGKWQVAVYRATGGRVWNRFLGAPVAILTSTGHKSDAIRRTPLLFLEQGETVVIAASKGGMSKAPLWMHNLKKTPTCEIQIGSRNRPMIARIATETEGKDLWPKLTNIYADFAEYRARTEGVRHIPLFILEPR, from the coding sequence ATGAAAGCGATCAAACCCTACAGTGAAAAACAGGAAAAATTTGGCACTTGGCTGATTAAAAATATCGGCAAGTGGCAGGTTGCCGTGTACCGCGCCACAGGTGGTCGTGTGTGGAATCGGTTTCTAGGTGCCCCCGTGGCCATTCTCACCAGCACCGGACATAAATCCGACGCAATTCGACGCACGCCCTTGTTATTTTTAGAGCAGGGCGAAACCGTAGTGATTGCAGCATCAAAGGGTGGTATGTCTAAAGCACCGTTATGGATGCATAACCTAAAGAAAACGCCCACTTGTGAAATTCAAATCGGCTCGCGCAACCGTCCGATGATTGCACGCATCGCCACTGAAACAGAAGGAAAAGATCTGTGGCCCAAACTAACCAATATCTACGCGGATTTCGCCGAATACCGCGCTCGTACCGAAGGTGTGCGCCATATTCCCTTGTTTATTCTTGAACCACGCTAA
- a CDS encoding homoserine dehydrogenase — protein sequence MKKVTVGLCGLGTVGGGVLNVMQRNAALINARAGCEVNIVHVGARRDREGCDTSNVTLSRDIFAVLEDPKVDIIVELIGGTDVARDLVLKAIANGKHVVTANKALIAHHGAEIFAAAAEKQVAVAYEAAVAGGIPIIKALRDGLVANRIEWLAGIINGTTNFILTEMSTKGSAFADVLKEAQRLGYAEADPTFDVEGIDAAHKLVILASIAFGMPLEIKKIYTEGITNITQEDIRSASELGYSIKHLGIARETEKGVELRVNPTLVPDDSLMAQVSGAKNAVMVMGDAVGPTLYNGAGAGGEPTASAVIADIVDVARAISHDKTKYEHHLPVPYMGFVPSAIKARHILPIDEVQSAYYLRVVVMDKPGVMSAVTQLLSNAGVSIEAIIQKEPQRGSTQVSIVLITNVVQEKAINSVIADIETKDFVAEKVVKLRVETLGT from the coding sequence GTGAAAAAAGTAACTGTGGGTCTGTGTGGCCTCGGCACCGTGGGTGGCGGCGTTTTGAATGTGATGCAACGCAATGCTGCGCTGATCAATGCGCGCGCGGGCTGTGAAGTGAACATTGTGCATGTGGGTGCGCGCCGCGACCGCGAAGGTTGCGATACTTCAAATGTCACGCTGAGCCGCGATATTTTTGCGGTGTTGGAAGATCCCAAAGTCGACATCATTGTCGAATTGATTGGCGGCACGGATGTGGCGCGCGATTTGGTGTTGAAAGCCATCGCTAACGGCAAACATGTCGTCACTGCGAACAAGGCATTAATTGCACATCACGGCGCAGAAATTTTTGCTGCGGCGGCAGAAAAACAAGTTGCGGTTGCGTACGAAGCGGCAGTGGCAGGTGGCATTCCTATCATCAAAGCCTTGCGCGATGGTTTGGTCGCCAATCGCATCGAGTGGCTCGCGGGCATCATCAACGGCACCACCAATTTTATTCTCACCGAGATGAGCACCAAGGGCAGCGCGTTTGCCGATGTGTTGAAAGAAGCGCAGCGTTTAGGTTACGCCGAGGCAGATCCCACTTTTGATGTGGAAGGCATCGACGCCGCGCATAAATTGGTGATACTCGCATCTATCGCGTTTGGCATGCCGCTGGAAATTAAAAAAATTTACACCGAAGGCATCACAAACATTACGCAAGAAGATATTCGTTCAGCGAGTGAATTGGGATACAGCATTAAGCATTTAGGTATCGCGCGCGAAACCGAAAAAGGCGTGGAGTTGCGTGTCAATCCAACGCTGGTGCCAGACGATAGTTTGATGGCGCAAGTGAGTGGTGCGAAAAATGCCGTGATGGTGATGGGCGATGCTGTCGGTCCTACGCTGTACAACGGCGCGGGTGCGGGCGGTGAGCCTACGGCATCAGCCGTGATTGCCGATATTGTTGATGTGGCAAGAGCTATCTCACATGACAAAACTAAATACGAACACCACTTGCCTGTGCCGTACATGGGCTTTGTGCCTTCAGCCATCAAAGCGCGCCATATTTTGCCGATAGATGAAGTGCAATCCGCGTATTACTTGCGTGTGGTGGTGATGGATAAGCCAGGGGTGATGTCGGCTGTTACGCAATTATTGAGCAACGCAGGTGTCAGTATCGAAGCAATTATTCAAAAAGAACCGCAGCGCGGCAGTACACAAGTGAGCATCGTGTTGATCACGAATGTGGTGCAAGAAAAAGCGATCAACAGCGTGATCGCCGATATCGAAACTAAAGATTTTGTGGCGGAAAAAGTTGTAAAACTGCGCGTAGAAACATTGGGAACTTGA
- a CDS encoding response regulator transcription factor, with the protein MSDALDILLVEDDEVFASVLQRSLTRRGHRVQWAADVAAAQQCITKQHFSHAILDLKLAQESSLPLIPLLLQANPAMQILILTGYASIQTAVQAVKLGAVNYLCKPADTDSILHALLHPSANEETPLAENPLSVDRLEWEHIQRVLAEHEQNISATARALGMHRRTLQRKLAKRPVSR; encoded by the coding sequence ATGAGTGATGCGTTGGACATCCTATTGGTGGAGGACGACGAAGTATTTGCCAGCGTGTTACAGCGCTCGTTAACGCGGCGCGGCCATCGCGTGCAGTGGGCGGCAGATGTGGCGGCGGCACAGCAGTGCATCACGAAGCAGCATTTCTCGCACGCCATTCTGGATTTGAAATTGGCGCAGGAATCCAGCCTGCCGCTGATTCCGCTGCTACTACAAGCCAATCCTGCCATGCAGATTTTGATCTTGACCGGCTACGCCAGTATTCAAACGGCGGTGCAGGCGGTGAAACTCGGCGCGGTGAACTACCTGTGCAAGCCTGCGGACACTGACAGCATTTTGCACGCGCTTTTGCATCCCTCCGCCAACGAAGAAACGCCGCTGGCGGAAAATCCGCTCTCGGTGGATCGCTTGGAGTGGGAGCACATTCAACGGGTATTGGCGGAGCACGAGCAAAACATTTCTGCCACCGCGCGCGCACTTGGTATGCATCGCCGCACCCTGCAACGCAAGCTCGCTAAGCGACCAGTCTCTCGCTAA
- a CDS encoding ATP-binding protein, translating to MLFPQSSSTPDTTDSLQQLQVLRALVWLAQLVSLLLGRQWLSVVQFRVLFGLLVISGLVWLVGHWRLRRFLQCGQMPDEREFLLQLFIDCAVLAGLLYVAGGATNPFVSYFLVPIALAAATLPRHFTALLTAFCLLASGLLMFYYMPLQALSPMTMTMPEHRGHADSGMSLHVMGMWLNVGISAVLITYFVTSIAATVRRQREAINRLREQQLMDENILTVATLAASTAHEMGTPLSSLAVLLGDLKSEYAQDAALAADLQLMAEQVARCQQSLQQLADTAREHQRGGERWQPIAEWVERLLRNWQLLRPEAQAAFTVQAGEPCRVAWSLVVEQAVINVLNNAADAGSQLQVQVQWDEQALRIEIADDGPGIDERITSKRAQVKASEKGMGLGLLLSHASLERAGGTLSLQTRPEGGTLTRIVLPLMGSAV from the coding sequence ATGCTTTTTCCGCAATCTTCTTCTACACCCGATACCACCGACTCTTTGCAGCAGTTGCAAGTGTTGCGTGCGTTGGTGTGGCTGGCGCAGTTGGTTAGCCTGCTACTGGGGAGGCAATGGCTCAGTGTGGTGCAATTCCGTGTGCTGTTTGGCTTGCTGGTGATAAGCGGTTTAGTGTGGCTGGTTGGGCACTGGCGCTTGCGACGGTTTTTACAGTGCGGGCAGATGCCGGATGAGCGCGAATTTTTGCTGCAGTTGTTTATTGATTGCGCCGTGTTGGCAGGTTTGCTGTATGTCGCAGGCGGCGCGACCAATCCGTTTGTCTCTTATTTTTTAGTGCCAATTGCGCTGGCGGCGGCGACACTGCCGCGCCATTTCACGGCGCTGCTAACGGCGTTCTGCCTGCTGGCTTCCGGCCTGCTGATGTTTTATTACATGCCGCTGCAGGCGCTGTCGCCCATGACAATGACGATGCCTGAGCATCGCGGTCATGCAGACAGCGGTATGAGTCTGCATGTGATGGGCATGTGGCTCAATGTCGGCATCAGCGCAGTGTTGATCACTTATTTTGTGACTTCGATTGCTGCGACGGTGCGCCGCCAACGCGAAGCGATCAACCGTCTGCGTGAACAGCAGTTGATGGATGAAAACATCCTCACTGTGGCGACGCTGGCAGCGAGTACGGCGCATGAAATGGGTACGCCTTTGTCTAGCCTCGCTGTGCTGTTGGGTGATCTAAAAAGCGAGTACGCGCAGGATGCGGCGCTAGCTGCGGATTTACAGTTGATGGCAGAGCAAGTGGCACGCTGTCAGCAATCGTTACAACAATTGGCAGATACCGCGCGTGAGCATCAGCGCGGCGGTGAACGCTGGCAGCCCATCGCAGAATGGGTGGAGCGATTACTGCGCAATTGGCAGTTATTGCGGCCGGAAGCACAGGCGGCATTTACCGTGCAAGCGGGCGAGCCCTGCCGTGTGGCGTGGTCTTTGGTGGTGGAGCAGGCGGTGATCAATGTGCTGAACAACGCGGCGGATGCGGGCAGCCAGTTACAGGTGCAAGTGCAGTGGGATGAGCAGGCTTTGCGCATTGAGATTGCCGATGACGGCCCCGGCATCGATGAGCGCATCACCAGCAAACGCGCACAGGTTAAAGCCAGCGAGAAAGGCATGGGGCTGGGCTTGTTGTTATCGCACGCCAGTTTGGAGCGCGCGGGCGGCACGCTGTCTCTGCAAACGCGCCCTGAGGGAGGCACGCTGACGCGCATCGTGTTGCCGTTGATGGGAAGTGCGGTATGA
- the raiA gene encoding ribosome-associated translation inhibitor RaiA — protein sequence MQLNISGHHVEVTPALKDYVSSKLERLDRHHDKITGVDVTMTVDKMEQKVDARVFLSGADFFADAIGSDMYAAIDLLVDKLDRQLIRHKEKLKSHR from the coding sequence ATGCAGTTGAATATCAGTGGTCACCATGTTGAAGTAACTCCCGCCCTTAAAGATTATGTCAGCAGTAAATTAGAGCGACTGGATCGTCACCACGACAAAATTACGGGCGTTGATGTCACCATGACAGTTGATAAGATGGAGCAGAAAGTTGATGCCCGCGTATTCCTGAGCGGTGCGGATTTTTTTGCGGATGCAATTGGTAGTGATATGTACGCCGCGATTGATTTGTTGGTCGATAAATTGGATCGCCAGCTGATCCGCCATAAAGAAAAACTGAAGTCTCATCGTTAA
- a CDS encoding peptide chain release factor 3, protein MSLREDIDLRRTFAIISHPDAGKTTITEKLLLFGQAIQVAGSVKGKKGDRHATSDWMTMEQERGISVTSSVMQFPYKGKTVNLLDTPGHEDFSEDTYRTLTAVDSVLMVIDGAKGVEDRTIKLMDVCRLRDTPILTFVNKMDRDTRDPMEVLDEVENVLHIKVAPINWPLGMGKEFKGVYNLYTDTVHVYQQGFGHTIQDDVQIKGIDSDEFSKLLGPYADDVRSEIELVRGAAHEFNLEEYLAGTLTPAFFGTALGNFGVREMLDGFVEWAPAPQSRATETRVIDPHEEKFSGFVFKIQANMDPKHRDRIAFMRICSGSYTQGMKMQHVRIGKDIRIADAVTFMAGERVLVEEALAGDIIGLHNHGTIQIGDTFTSGEHLRFTGIPHFAPELFRRIRLKDPLKAKQLQKGLRQLSEEGSVQVFMPLNNNDLIVGAVGVLQFEVVAYRLKDEYKVECVYENINVYTARWLTAEDPRKLEEFRLKTHENLAIDGGDHLTYLAPTRVNLALTEERWPDIRFRATREH, encoded by the coding sequence ATGAGCCTGCGTGAAGACATCGACCTGCGCCGCACCTTTGCGATTATTTCGCACCCGGATGCCGGTAAAACCACTATCACCGAAAAGCTGTTGTTATTCGGGCAGGCAATTCAGGTCGCCGGTTCGGTCAAAGGCAAGAAGGGTGATCGCCACGCGACATCGGATTGGATGACGATGGAGCAGGAGCGCGGTATCTCGGTCACATCCTCAGTGATGCAGTTTCCGTACAAAGGAAAAACCGTCAATTTGTTGGATACGCCGGGGCACGAAGATTTCTCGGAAGACACTTACCGCACACTGACGGCGGTGGATTCGGTGTTGATGGTGATTGACGGCGCGAAAGGTGTTGAAGATCGCACGATTAAATTGATGGATGTCTGTCGTTTGCGCGACACGCCGATACTCACTTTCGTCAACAAAATGGATCGCGATACGCGCGACCCGATGGAAGTGCTCGACGAAGTGGAAAATGTTTTGCACATCAAAGTTGCGCCTATCAATTGGCCGCTGGGCATGGGCAAAGAATTCAAAGGCGTTTACAACTTGTACACCGATACCGTGCATGTGTATCAGCAGGGATTTGGTCACACTATTCAAGACGATGTGCAAATTAAAGGTATCGACAGTGATGAATTTTCTAAACTGCTCGGCCCTTATGCGGATGATGTGCGCAGTGAAATTGAATTGGTGCGCGGCGCGGCACATGAATTTAATTTGGAAGAATATTTAGCCGGTACTTTAACGCCAGCATTTTTCGGCACAGCACTGGGAAATTTTGGCGTGCGCGAAATGTTGGATGGTTTTGTCGAATGGGCGCCCGCGCCGCAATCGCGCGCCACTGAAACGCGGGTGATTGATCCGCACGAAGAAAAGTTTTCCGGTTTTGTTTTCAAAATCCAAGCGAATATGGACCCCAAGCACCGCGATCGCATCGCGTTCATGCGTATTTGTTCTGGCAGTTACACGCAGGGCATGAAAATGCAGCATGTGCGCATCGGCAAAGATATTCGTATCGCGGATGCCGTGACTTTTATGGCGGGTGAACGCGTATTGGTGGAAGAGGCGCTGGCGGGTGACATCATCGGCTTGCACAATCACGGCACGATACAAATTGGTGACACTTTTACTAGCGGCGAACACTTGCGCTTTACTGGTATTCCGCATTTCGCACCGGAATTGTTTCGCCGTATCCGCTTAAAAGATCCCTTAAAAGCCAAGCAGTTGCAGAAAGGTTTGCGGCAGTTGTCAGAAGAAGGTTCGGTGCAAGTTTTTATGCCACTGAACAACAACGATTTGATTGTCGGCGCGGTGGGTGTGTTGCAGTTTGAAGTCGTCGCGTATCGTTTGAAGGATGAGTACAAAGTCGAATGCGTATACGAGAATATCAATGTGTATACCGCACGCTGGTTGACTGCCGAAGACCCAAGAAAGCTGGAAGAGTTCCGCTTAAAAACCCACGAAAATTTAGCGATAGATGGCGGTGATCACCTCACTTATTTGGCGCCTACGCGCGTGAATTTGGCGCTGACCGAGGAGCGTTGGCCCGATATTCGCTTCCGCGCTACGCGTGAACATTGA
- a CDS encoding DEAD/DEAH box helicase: MNFSELALHERLLKAIETLGFSEATPVQQEAIPAALQGSDLRVMAQTGSGKTAAFVLPMLHHLLQDAKPRTATRALILLPTRELAQQTLKQVELLAQFTFIKAALITGGEDYKKQAASLRKNPDIVIGTPGRLLEQRNAGNLELQDLEILVLDEADRMLDMGFSEDVLQLIEASNAERQTLLFSATSNGALFDLAAKVMREPQVLRLNPVSQMNSATVQQVVPADDAKHKEKIALWLLANEPYEKAIIFTNTRDQANRLGGVLIAAHKAGNSTAKVFVLHGDKDHKDRKQAVSRLNQGHINVLVATDVASRGLDIEGMDLVINFDMSRRGDDYVHRAGRTGRAGNAGLVVSLITAQEWNLMVSIERYLKQVFERRIIKEMKGSFLGPKKLKASGKAVGSKKKKPDKKKTDSKTADKKATEKKSSASKKSAPKKPSAAKPKPAPNAAESKPRDGSAPLRRKSV, from the coding sequence ATGAATTTTTCTGAATTGGCATTACACGAACGCTTGTTAAAAGCGATTGAGACTTTGGGTTTTTCTGAAGCGACACCCGTGCAGCAAGAAGCTATTCCTGCTGCCTTGCAGGGCAGTGATTTGCGTGTGATGGCGCAAACCGGCAGCGGTAAAACAGCCGCGTTTGTGTTGCCGATGTTGCACCACCTCCTGCAAGACGCGAAACCGCGCACAGCTACGCGTGCGCTGATTTTATTGCCGACACGCGAGTTGGCACAGCAAACGCTGAAGCAAGTGGAATTGTTGGCGCAGTTCACTTTTATCAAAGCGGCACTGATTACCGGCGGTGAAGACTACAAAAAACAAGCAGCGAGTTTACGCAAAAATCCCGACATCGTGATCGGCACGCCGGGGCGTTTGTTGGAGCAGCGCAATGCAGGCAATTTGGAGTTGCAAGATTTGGAAATCTTGGTGTTGGATGAAGCGGATCGCATGCTGGACATGGGCTTTAGCGAAGATGTGTTGCAGTTGATTGAAGCGAGTAACGCCGAGCGGCAGACACTGTTGTTTTCCGCCACCAGTAATGGCGCGCTGTTTGATTTGGCGGCAAAAGTGATGCGCGAGCCGCAAGTGCTGCGTTTGAATCCTGTCAGTCAAATGAACAGTGCCACGGTGCAGCAAGTCGTCCCTGCGGATGATGCGAAACACAAAGAAAAAATTGCACTGTGGTTGCTGGCGAACGAGCCGTATGAAAAAGCGATTATTTTTACCAACACACGCGATCAAGCCAATCGTTTGGGCGGCGTGTTAATCGCTGCGCACAAGGCGGGCAACAGCACAGCGAAAGTGTTTGTGTTACACGGCGATAAAGATCACAAAGATCGCAAGCAAGCGGTGTCGCGACTCAATCAAGGTCACATCAATGTGTTAGTGGCAACCGATGTCGCGTCACGCGGTTTAGATATTGAAGGCATGGATTTGGTGATCAACTTTGATATGTCGCGTCGCGGTGATGATTATGTGCATCGTGCGGGCAGAACAGGTCGCGCGGGTAATGCCGGTTTGGTGGTGTCGCTGATTACGGCACAAGAATGGAATTTGATGGTCAGCATCGAACGCTATTTGAAACAAGTGTTTGAACGACGCATCATCAAAGAAATGAAAGGCAGTTTTCTCGGCCCCAAAAAATTGAAAGCATCGGGCAAAGCAGTCGGCAGCAAAAAGAAAAAACCTGATAAGAAAAAAACCGATAGCAAAACAGCAGATAAAAAAGCAACAGAAAAAAAATCCAGCGCCAGTAAAAAATCAGCGCCGAAAAAGCCAAGTGCAGCCAAGCCTAAACCTGCGCCCAATGCGGCTGAAAGCAAGCCGCGCGACGGTTCGGCGCCGCTGCGGCGCAAGTCTGTATAA
- a CDS encoding carbon-nitrogen hydrolase family protein translates to MKLAAIQMISTPVVAENITTMQRLVRDAVSRGAQLVLLPEYWSIIGMHERDKVAQAEAFGDGVMQTAMREMAQQHDIWLIGGTIPLQSPEAEKVLNTTLVFNPQGECVARYDKMHLFGFQQGIECYDESRTITAGDAVGFFEAPFGRVGLSVCYDLRFTELFRALGDCALLVVPSAFTYTTGLAHWEVLLRARAIENQCYVLAAAQGGVHRNGRHTWGHSMLIDPWGEVLSVLPQGEGFVMGEWQSSRMAEVRAQLPALTHRRL, encoded by the coding sequence ATGAAGTTGGCCGCCATCCAAATGATTTCCACACCGGTCGTAGCGGAAAATATCACCACGATGCAGCGCTTGGTGCGTGATGCTGTTTCTCGCGGCGCGCAGTTAGTTTTACTGCCGGAATATTGGTCGATCATCGGTATGCACGAGCGCGATAAAGTGGCACAGGCAGAAGCGTTTGGCGACGGTGTAATGCAAACTGCTATGCGTGAAATGGCGCAGCAACACGACATTTGGTTGATTGGCGGCACGATACCCTTGCAATCACCAGAAGCAGAAAAAGTGCTGAACACGACGCTTGTGTTTAATCCGCAAGGCGAATGCGTTGCTCGCTATGACAAAATGCACTTATTCGGTTTTCAGCAGGGCATAGAGTGTTACGACGAATCGCGCACGATTACGGCGGGTGATGCAGTCGGTTTTTTTGAAGCGCCTTTTGGTCGTGTGGGGCTTTCGGTTTGTTACGATTTGCGCTTTACTGAATTGTTTCGCGCATTGGGTGATTGTGCGCTGCTGGTTGTGCCTTCGGCGTTCACTTACACCACAGGGCTGGCGCATTGGGAAGTGTTGTTGCGCGCCAGAGCCATCGAAAATCAGTGTTATGTGTTAGCGGCGGCGCAGGGCGGCGTGCATCGCAACGGTCGCCACACTTGGGGTCACAGTATGTTGATCGACCCTTGGGGTGAGGTGTTGTCGGTATTGCCGCAAGGTGAAGGGTTTGTGATGGGTGAGTGGCAGTCTTCGCGCATGGCGGAAGTGCGCGCGCAGTTGCCGGCACTCACGCATCGTCGTTTGTGA